CGATTATCCGCACCTATAAAACAGCCGTCACCAAACGCTGCAATGAAAACGGATTCGATCAATTCATCTGGCAAAGAAATTTTTATGACCGTATCATCCGGGATGACAGCGAATTAAAAAGGATTTAAGAATATATCAGAAACAATCCGGCCAATTGGGAAATCGATGAGGAAAATCCGAAAAAAATAGATTTAAAAACGAAATAGATCAGATGTAGGGGTTCAATACAAGATCATCCGCAATAAAATGTAGGGGTCGATACGATATCGCCCGGCATCAATTGTAGGGGTTCAATACGAATTTCATTGATATCTTATTGAACCCCTACAGGCATATTGAACCCCTACAGCCTAATGAACCCCCACGACCCGTAAACCCACGAATTAATTTCAAATTTGCCGAAAATTCCGTCTTGAACGGCCGGGGGTTATCTGCTACAATTCCCTATCCATGAGAGACAAAATCCTGATCCTCGACTTCGGCTCGCAATACACCCAGCTCATCGCCCGGAGCGTGCGCGAGCTCGGCGTTTTCTCGGAGATCCGCCCCTACGATTTCAGCCTGGACAGGATCAGGGAAGCGCCTCCGGCCGGGATCGTCCTCTCGGGCGGACCGGCCAGCATCACCGTTGCCGGGGCGCCGCGGGTCGACCGCGATTTGTTCGGGTTGGGCATTCCGATACTGGGCATCTGCTACGGCATGCAGCTGATCACCCAGACTCTGGGCGGCCGGGTGGAACGCTCGACCCGGCGCGAATACGGCCAGGCCGAACTGCTGGTCGGCGCCGTTTCCCCCCTTTTCGCCAAGGTCAAGGCGCGCAGCACGGTCTGGATGAGCCACGGCGATTCGCTCGCCCGCACCGCCCCCGGCTACACGGTCATCGCCCGCTCAAGCGACGGCGCCGTCGCCGCCATCGAGAACCAAAAAAGCCGCATCTTCGCCGTGCAGTTCCACCCCGAGGTCAAGCACACCCAGGAGGGGAAGAAGATATTGGCCAATTTCCTGTTCACCATCACCGGCGCCGCCAGGACCTGGAACATGAAGAACTTCGTCGCCGAAGAGAGCGAACGGCTGCGCGAGCAATGCCTGGGAAAGCGCGTGGTGCTCGGTGTGAGCGGCGGCGTCGATTCGACCACCCTGGCCGTGCTGCTGCGCCGGGCGCTGGGAAAGAACGTCACCGCCATCTTCGTCAACAACGGCCTGCTGCGCCTGAACGAGGAAAAGGAGGTGCTGCACAACCTGCGCCGGCGCCTGGGCTTGAACGTCACCTACATCGACGCCAGCCGCCGCTTCCTGCGCAACCTCAAAGGTGTCGCTGATCCGGAACGCAAGCGCAAGATCATCGGCAAGACCTTCATCGACGTCTTCTACCAGGGGCTGCCCGATTTCGATTTCCTCGTCCAGGGCACCCTGTATCCCGACGTGATCGAGAGCAACCCGGTCCAGGGCCCGTCGCAAACCATCAAGACTCACCACAACCGGGTGCCGGAGGTGCGGCGGCTGGAGAAGCAGGGGCGGATCATCGAGCCGTTCAAGTTCCTTTTCAAGGACGAGGTCCGCGCAGTGGCCCGGTTGCTCCAGATCCCCGCCGACCTGTTCAACCGCCACCCATTCCCGGGTCCGGGACTGGCGGTGCGCATCCTCGGCGACGTCACCCCGGCCAAGCTGTCCATCCTAAGGTCGGCCGACGATATCTTCATCAGCGAGCTGAAGCGCAGCGGCTGGTACGAAAAGACCTGGCAGGCGTTCGCCGTGCTGCTGCCGGTGCGCAGCGTCGGCGTCATGGGCGACGAGCGGGCCTACGGCCAGGTCATCGCCCTGCGCGCCGTCACCAGCACCGACGGCATGACCGCCAACTGGGCCGCCCTGCCGGCCGAGGTCCTGGACGCCGCCGCCAACCGCATCGTGCGCCAGGTCCACCAGGTCACCCGCGTCGTTTACGACATCACCGCCAAGCCGCCGGCCACCATCGAATGGGAATGAAGAGCTTCATCCATCTGCATCTTCATTCCGAGTATAGCCTGCTCGATTCGACCCTCAAGATCGACGACCTGCTGAAAAAGACCCTCGCCTTCCAGATGCCGGCTGTGGCCCTGACCGACCACGGCTCCATCCTTGGGGCG
This genomic interval from Candidatus Aminicenantes bacterium contains the following:
- the guaA gene encoding glutamine-hydrolyzing GMP synthase; this translates as MRDKILILDFGSQYTQLIARSVRELGVFSEIRPYDFSLDRIREAPPAGIVLSGGPASITVAGAPRVDRDLFGLGIPILGICYGMQLITQTLGGRVERSTRREYGQAELLVGAVSPLFAKVKARSTVWMSHGDSLARTAPGYTVIARSSDGAVAAIENQKSRIFAVQFHPEVKHTQEGKKILANFLFTITGAARTWNMKNFVAEESERLREQCLGKRVVLGVSGGVDSTTLAVLLRRALGKNVTAIFVNNGLLRLNEEKEVLHNLRRRLGLNVTYIDASRRFLRNLKGVADPERKRKIIGKTFIDVFYQGLPDFDFLVQGTLYPDVIESNPVQGPSQTIKTHHNRVPEVRRLEKQGRIIEPFKFLFKDEVRAVARLLQIPADLFNRHPFPGPGLAVRILGDVTPAKLSILRSADDIFISELKRSGWYEKTWQAFAVLLPVRSVGVMGDERAYGQVIALRAVTSTDGMTANWAALPAEVLDAAANRIVRQVHQVTRVVYDITAKPPATIEWE